The Chitinophaga pinensis DSM 2588 region ACTGCTTCAAAGCAGTACGGCGTGGAGGCACCGTGACAGTAGTAGGCGTCTATGGCAGTCCATACGATAATTTCCCTGTACATCGCATTTTCGACAAAGGGATTACCATCAAAACCGGACAGGCGCCTGTGCAAAAGTATATCGATCATCTGATGGAACTCGTGTCGTCAGGAAAGGTAACACTGCATGATATCATTACACATAAGCTGCCATTATCTGCGGCAAGCAATGCATACGATATTTTCAAGAAGAAAGAAGACGGTTGTGTGAAGGTTGTATTAAAACCGTAATTATGGTAAAGGCGTCCGCCATTTGGCGCGACGCCTTTTTCTTATACAGGCTGCATCACTTCCATATTTATATTCTGGTCAGCAATGTGGTCAGTGCAGTCGCACTCTCCTGCTCAATATGCTGTACAACATGAACGATCAGCTGTTGCAGCTGCCGGTCTATAATCCCTTCAGCAAGTACGTTGAACTTGGTAATGACATCATCCCAACTCAATGGTCTGGTAAAAAATCCCTTGAAGTCCTCACATTTCTGCTCCAGTTCCTGTCCGCTATTCAGGGTGATCGTCACTTTAGCAGGTACTTTATCCGGATAAACAGCGGTGTACGGATCCAGGTGATCTACTACTTTACGCGGTGTCTTCAATGGGAAATTAGTATGTGTTTTTACCTTCTGTAACAATTCCTGTACGTCCGCACGACGTATCCGTTCCTTTGCAAACTGGTCCGGCATCAGCTGACCATCTATCAATGCGGCAGCGATAACATAAGCCATACTATGATCCGCCTGCTCTTTCGTCTGCACATTATGACGATCACCATAATGACCGCCTCCCACAATTTCATAAGCTGTTTCGAAGGTAGTGACGTCAATAGACTTCACTTCACTTCCCTTCCATATAGTTTTTACAAAAGGCGAACAAGTTACATACCATTCTGATATTACCCGTCGGGCATGTTAATTGATCTTTTTTAAGCGAACAAAAACTCCAAAAGACATGATACAGAGAGATGGCGCACAAACCAGTTTATGGCAGGGTAATGTACCACCTTACATTACTACCAGCAGAGCCGAAAGAAAGACCGTATACGACGTAGTGATCGTAGGGGGCGGGATTACAGGATTGACGACGGGACTGCTGCTACAGGAGGCCGGGAAGCAATGCCTGATTGTTGAAGCCAACGATCTGGGTTTCGGTACCACGGGAGGCACCACCGCCCACCTGAACACCCTGCTGGACACTCCTTACTACGTGATCGCAAAGAATTTCGGGGAGGACAATGCAAAACATGTTGCACACGCAACTGCAGAGGCCCTCAATCTGATAAGAAATAACGTAAACAGATTCAATATTGATTGCGGATACCAGGAGGCGGATGCTTTTCTCTTTGCCCAGGATGCTGATCAGGAAAAGGAACTGGAAAAAATAAGACAAACTTCTGCCGACGCCGGTCTACAAATAGACTATATACAGGACATTCCGGTGAATGTGCCTTTTACAAAAGCGGTACGTGCTGCGGGACAGGCAAAATTTAATCCGCTGGAGTACATACATGGCATTGCGAAAGCCTTTGAGGCCGCTGGTGGTACCATCTTGCAACAATGCCGGGTGATCAATGTAACGGAAGACGATACGATGAAAGTAGCGACAACTGCCGGTGTGTTCAGTTCGGTTGATGTTGTGTATGCGACACATATTCCGCCAGGTATCAATTTATTGCACCTCCGTTGTGCCCCTTATAGAAGTTATGCCATGGCGGTCACACTGGAAGACGATGCTTATCCGGAAGACCTTAGTTATGATATGTATGATCCATACCATTATTATCGTACACAGATTGTGAAGGGTCAACCCTATCTGATCATTGGCGGTGAAGACCATAAAACAGGGATGGAAGAAAATACAGAGAAATGTTTTCGCACATTGGAAGCCCATGCGAGAAAACATTTTAAGATCAGAGAAGTTGCATATAGATGGTCCTCACAGTATTTCGAACCAACAGACGGAT contains the following coding sequences:
- a CDS encoding FAD-dependent oxidoreductase, producing the protein MIQRDGAQTSLWQGNVPPYITTSRAERKTVYDVVIVGGGITGLTTGLLLQEAGKQCLIVEANDLGFGTTGGTTAHLNTLLDTPYYVIAKNFGEDNAKHVAHATAEALNLIRNNVNRFNIDCGYQEADAFLFAQDADQEKELEKIRQTSADAGLQIDYIQDIPVNVPFTKAVRAAGQAKFNPLEYIHGIAKAFEAAGGTILQQCRVINVTEDDTMKVATTAGVFSSVDVVYATHIPPGINLLHLRCAPYRSYAMAVTLEDDAYPEDLSYDMYDPYHYYRTQIVKGQPYLIIGGEDHKTGMEENTEKCFRTLEAHARKHFKIREVAYRWSSQYFEPTDGLPYIGYLPGHDDHIYVASGYGGNGMTFGTVAAQLLKCIILKENATLEKLFDPNRIKPVAGFTNFVTHNTDVVKEIFGKLFSADELRQLGDLAPGEGKLVSYHDKKVALYRDDAGKFYALNPTCTHMGCDVKWNQTERSWDCPCHGARYNYDGKVITGPADADLEALVLSSENAKVV
- a CDS encoding MmgE/PrpD family protein, with the protein product MKSIDVTTFETAYEIVGGGHYGDRHNVQTKEQADHSMAYVIAAALIDGQLMPDQFAKERIRRADVQELLQKVKTHTNFPLKTPRKVVDHLDPYTAVYPDKVPAKVTITLNSGQELEQKCEDFKGFFTRPLSWDDVITKFNVLAEGIIDRQLQQLIVHVVQHIEQESATALTTLLTRI